One window of Microcoleus vaginatus PCC 9802 genomic DNA carries:
- a CDS encoding J domain-containing protein yields MAATDFKDYYAILGLNKTSSSDEIKKTFRKLARKYHPDMNPGNKEAEARFKEVNEAYEVLSDPEKRKKYDQYGQYWKQAATTPGGWPGGGSTNVDFGGVDFSEYGSFDEFINALLGRAGSSPGSGRNAKWNYSNYRTSSGGPTGFGGFEDFAGYENRTAGSSLDTEVAISLTLGEAFRGTSKRVATGEVSIPAGVKTGSKIRIKGKGQVDPYTKQQGDLYLKLEVVPHAFFQFEGENLVCEVPITPDEAVLGASIEVPVPEGMITVKVPAGIRSGQALRLRGKGWPKPKKNERTDLLVKIAIVPPKELTSLERESYEKIQANRTFNPRSNLNQMLL; encoded by the coding sequence ATGGCTGCAACAGATTTTAAAGACTATTACGCTATTTTGGGACTCAACAAAACTTCCAGTTCTGACGAAATTAAAAAAACTTTCCGCAAACTAGCCCGCAAATATCACCCGGACATGAACCCCGGCAACAAAGAAGCCGAAGCTCGTTTTAAAGAAGTAAACGAAGCTTACGAAGTCCTCTCAGACCCTGAAAAACGCAAAAAATACGACCAATACGGTCAATACTGGAAGCAAGCTGCCACAACTCCAGGCGGATGGCCCGGCGGGGGCAGTACGAATGTAGACTTTGGCGGGGTTGACTTCAGCGAGTACGGCAGTTTTGACGAATTTATCAATGCCTTGCTAGGCCGCGCAGGTAGTAGTCCGGGTAGTGGCCGCAACGCTAAGTGGAATTACAGTAACTACCGCACCAGCAGCGGCGGGCCCACAGGTTTTGGCGGATTTGAAGATTTCGCAGGGTACGAAAACCGCACCGCTGGAAGCTCTCTCGACACCGAGGTCGCCATTTCCCTGACTCTGGGGGAAGCATTTCGGGGAACTTCTAAGCGAGTCGCCACGGGCGAAGTTTCGATTCCAGCAGGAGTGAAAACCGGCAGCAAAATTAGGATAAAAGGCAAAGGTCAAGTTGACCCGTACACGAAGCAGCAGGGAGATTTGTACCTAAAATTAGAAGTTGTGCCTCATGCTTTCTTCCAGTTTGAGGGAGAAAATTTGGTCTGCGAAGTACCCATAACTCCAGACGAAGCGGTGTTGGGAGCTTCAATTGAAGTGCCGGTGCCTGAAGGTATGATCACTGTGAAAGTTCCAGCCGGGATTCGTTCGGGTCAGGCTTTGAGGTTGCGGGGCAAAGGATGGCCGAAACCCAAGAAAAACGAGCGGACGGATTTGTTGGTAAAAATTGCGATCGTGCCACCGAAAGAACTCACCTCTCTCGAACGCGAGTCCTACGAGAAAATCCAAGCCAATCGTACTTTTAATCCTCGCAGTAATCTCAATCAGATGCTGCTTTGA
- a CDS encoding DUF1816 domain-containing protein: MFEISMLGMFFTAFWMLAQPASSTRRDEWWVEVDTDSPKRTYCFGPYDSRQEASDRSTGYIRDLENKGAKKITINLKQGSQPTQLRASEES, from the coding sequence ATGTTTGAAATCTCTATGTTGGGTATGTTTTTCACGGCTTTTTGGATGCTAGCTCAACCTGCTAGCAGCACTCGACGCGACGAATGGTGGGTAGAAGTTGATACAGATTCGCCAAAGCGTACCTACTGCTTTGGGCCCTATGACAGCAGACAGGAAGCTTCTGACAGATCGACCGGCTACATCCGAGATCTGGAGAACAAAGGAGCTAAAAAAATTACCATCAACCTCAAACAAGGTAGTCAACCTACTCAGCTAAGAGCTAGCGAAGAGTCTTGA
- a CDS encoding DUF1816 domain-containing protein: MFGFYLFCIYIAVLSVFAGPSTRRPEKWWVEIVTDLPHCTYYFGPFDTDKEASSNIPGYVEDLESEGAKRLSIRIKRCQPSELTICDSEFSEGIAA, translated from the coding sequence ATGTTCGGATTTTATTTATTTTGTATCTACATCGCAGTCTTGTCCGTGTTTGCTGGACCAAGCACCCGCAGGCCCGAGAAATGGTGGGTAGAAATTGTCACAGATTTGCCTCACTGTACCTACTATTTTGGCCCCTTCGACACCGACAAAGAAGCCTCCAGCAATATTCCGGGCTACGTCGAAGACCTCGAAAGCGAGGGAGCCAAAAGACTTAGCATCCGCATCAAACGGTGTCAGCCTTCGGAACTCACGATTTGCGATAGTGAATTCTCAGAGGGTATTGCGGCTTAA
- a CDS encoding pentapeptide repeat-containing protein — MTNDLEAIRKGKILMLAGTDLAGQDLAGADLGGANLSQANLSGANLAGANLQRAVLRANLRGADLSGADLRGADFRNADLRGASFANALVRDASFGGAFLTGASIGNLDLSGVDLRGADLRGAALARAILHSADLSNANLSGADLSGADLEEAILNGAVLRGANLTGANLLCAMIEQTLWDGALLDRACLQGTPLSR; from the coding sequence ATGACTAATGACCTCGAAGCCATACGAAAAGGCAAAATTTTGATGTTGGCCGGTACTGATTTAGCCGGCCAAGACTTAGCGGGAGCCGATCTCGGCGGTGCTAACTTGTCTCAAGCCAACTTGAGTGGAGCTAATCTCGCCGGCGCTAACTTGCAGCGGGCCGTATTGCGAGCCAACCTCCGCGGCGCTGACTTGAGCGGCGCTGACTTGCGAGGCGCAGATTTTCGGAATGCCGATTTGCGGGGAGCTTCCTTCGCTAACGCTTTAGTCCGCGACGCAAGTTTTGGGGGTGCTTTTTTGACGGGGGCATCCATCGGCAATTTGGATTTGAGCGGTGTCGATTTGCGGGGCGCTGATTTGCGGGGCGCTGCTTTGGCTCGGGCAATTTTGCACTCCGCCGATTTGAGCAATGCCAATTTGTCCGGCGCTGATTTGTCAGGAGCTGACTTGGAAGAAGCGATCCTGAATGGAGCCGTACTGCGCGGCGCTAACCTGACGGGCGCTAATTTGCTTTGCGCCATGATCGAACAAACCCTTTGGGATGGAGCGTTGCTCGATCGCGCCTGTCTCCAAGGCACCCCCCTGAGCCGTTAA
- a CDS encoding DUF2993 domain-containing protein, with protein sequence MVAALFSGTSFQGQSGDRLVSKVAGAAIAALFKRSEKAEANIRVEPVAKLLQGSIDGFDFVGKGMLMYNGLRIEVMELYLQALSIDFGAIFAGQVKLRQPTQANMRVVLSRSDLTTSFNTPFVVEKLQKLKYQEQSLHFQNTEVSFGADKSIRLQSEITVGDASEPVKIDITAQLQVEDRRKIQFVSVTYGGDGQAIDLGQAIIAHVNNLLDLDKFALEGTQLRVDRCRVQNDELVFYGWAGIEQFPKGKR encoded by the coding sequence ATGGTAGCAGCTTTGTTTAGCGGTACATCCTTTCAAGGTCAAAGTGGCGATCGCCTTGTTAGTAAAGTAGCAGGAGCTGCGATCGCAGCCTTATTCAAGCGTTCTGAAAAGGCCGAAGCCAACATCCGAGTCGAACCAGTAGCCAAACTCTTGCAGGGAAGCATCGACGGTTTCGACTTTGTTGGCAAAGGTATGTTGATGTACAACGGCCTCCGCATAGAAGTGATGGAACTCTACCTGCAAGCACTCTCCATTGATTTTGGGGCGATTTTTGCAGGTCAAGTCAAATTGCGACAGCCTACCCAGGCAAATATGCGAGTAGTCTTAAGTCGATCGGATTTAACCACCTCATTCAATACACCTTTTGTAGTTGAAAAACTCCAGAAGCTGAAGTACCAAGAGCAATCTCTGCACTTTCAAAACACTGAAGTCAGCTTCGGAGCCGACAAATCCATTCGGCTTCAGTCCGAAATTACCGTAGGCGATGCCAGCGAACCCGTCAAAATAGATATTACAGCTCAATTGCAAGTAGAAGACCGACGCAAAATCCAATTTGTCAGCGTTACTTACGGCGGTGACGGGCAAGCAATAGACTTGGGTCAAGCTATAATTGCCCACGTAAATAACTTGCTAGACTTAGACAAATTTGCCTTAGAAGGCACTCAACTGCGAGTAGACCGCTGCCGAGTTCAGAACGACGAGCTGGTTTTCTACGGTTGGGCTGGTATCGAACAGTTCCCCAAAGGCAAGCGCTAA